The ANME-2 cluster archaeon genome segment TCTGCTTATCGTGGGACTGTACGACTTCCGGAAAGCCGCCATATTCCTTGTACTCATCAAGCATTTGCATTATTGTGGTTCGATTTGTCAGGATTTCAATTTCGTTTGCTATTGGTATATTTTTAAATTTCAGAAACTCTTTGAAAGAGAGGGGATATATAAAAAACATAATGTGCCTGCCGGTCAGCAGTGTAGCGAGTTCTGCACTGAGCAATTTTGATGATGAACCTGATACGATTATCTTCGTCCCTGTCCGCTCATGTACTCCTCTTGCAAACCGTTCCCATCCTGGAATGTTCTGTATCTCATCAAGAAATATGAAGGGTTTGCCTTTTGGTTTTACTTTTTCAAGGTACGTATTGTAAGTATCTATCAGCAATTTAAGATCTCTTTGCAGGAACCGTTCATCCTCGAAGTTCACTATAAGGGTGTCAGCATTTTGCTGGTCGATCAGTTGTCTGGCGATCTGCTTTATAAGAGTTGACTTCCCGCTTCGCCTGATTCCTGCGATACAGATTATCTGGTTCGTTTTTGTAATAAGGCTTATGAGAGTGTTCAGGTATTCTTCTCTTGTTATCCCTGTATTCACTTCTTTAGCCCAAAAATTCCAGTCTAAAAGGATTTCGAGAATTTGATTTTTTTGCATAATTGTCTATTATGTGGGTTAAATATTTAAGTTTTTAGTTCACAAGTAGATTAAAAATCATGTTTTTTGATTTATTTGTGGATTGGGCTACCTTCACCTTAAGGATTTATTGACTTAAATCACCACCCACTCTCCATTAATTCAAAAATTCAACCGTTGCGTTTTGGTATAAAAATGAACGGTTGTCTGAAGCGGTGGTGATGAAAGCCTGGGCCGGGAATCTGAAACAGCTTTATTGAAGCTGTAAAATTCGGCGCACTTGGGAAGTCAAGAATCTTTTTTGCAACATGTGTTTTTTCTATTGAGTGTGTGTTTCTACTAAATCATATCTGTTTTTTGTAACTTTCTGCCACAGAGTGCACAGAGGTGTTTTATCTGCCCCAAACTCCTCTCTCTGTGAGCTCTGTGGCAGTCATATAGAGTTCCAAATTATACTTACGGAGTAGTATCTACTCACCACGTAATAAGGAAAATCAACGATGTGTGACGGCATAATTTAGTACAGTTTGTATGAAAACAAAATAAAATATCTGGATTTGCTGATAAAACCTCAAATTTCGTAATCCTGTGGCTTGAATTTTATACTATTATTATAAATCTATGCTTATAAATACATTTTTTTGTGTTAAATGGTTTATGGATTTGCAGTTGCAAACAAACACATTCCTGTACCCTATAGAACAATTGGCATGTCAGGAAATGATGTCATTGGCGATGTAAAAAATCCCAATTGTGGCAGTCTAAAAATCCCCACCCATTAAAAAGTTTACTTTTAGCATAAAACTAAACAGTAGATGGCAGCATTTGCTGGATCCAAAAATTGGACGAAAGATTCAAAAGGAGTTTTAAGTGAAGATAGTTAAATTTAAATAATATAAGATCTACAGTAACCAGCCGTATACCTTATAAGATGGAGGCATTAAATATATGGTGCAAAATAATATTATCAAAAAATGTTGCAGTGTAGTATTACTATCACTAATACTTGGAACTGTAATCATGACGCTTGTCGCGCCCGTATCTGCGGCAACCGTTGATGAAAATACCGACTCGATCATCAGTGTGCAGACCGCTCTGACATTTGTCTGGCTGCTGATGTGTGGTGGGCTTGTCTTCCTGATGCATGCCGGTTTCTCGCTTGTTGAAGCCGGGCTCACCAGGACAAAGAACACCGCAAATATCCTCATGAAGAACCTGATGACGATCTGTCTCGGTGTCCTGATCTACTGGCTGGTGGGCTGGGCAGTCATGTACGGAGATGACGTCGCAGGTCTTTTCGGATTCAGCCAGTTCTTCCTGAGCGGTGCTGATAACGCTCTCTGGAACTCATGGTTCTTCCAGATGGTCTTTGCAGCGACAGGTGCGACTATCGTATCAGGTGCCATGGCAGAGCGAACTAAGTTTAAAGCATACCTGGTCTTCACCGTGCTGCTCGTTGCGATCATCTACCCTGTCTACGGACATTGGGTATGGTCCGGAGCTGATCTCGCACTTCTGACAGGGGATGGAAGTCCGCTCGTCCAACTGGCCGGTGCAAGTTTTCATGACTTTGCAGGCTCAGGGGTCGTACACTCGATCGGTGGCTATGCAGCCCTTGCCGGTGTGATCGTACTGGGTCCCAGGCTCGGCAAGTTCAAAAATAAGAAACCTGTAGCTATTCCAGGTCACAGCATTACGCTTGCATTCCTTGGAACGCTGCTTCTATGGTGGGGCTGGCTCGGTTTTAACTGTGGCTCGACCCTTGACGGCAGCGACGCTTACATGAACCTTGTGGTTGTAAATACATTCCTTGCAGCTGCTGCTGCTGCTGTGATCGCAATGCTTATTACATGGGCAAAGACCGGAAAGCCAGACCCATCGCTCACTGCGAACGGTGTGCTTGCAGGACTTGTCGCGATCACCGCGCCCTGCGGCTCTGTTGAGAACTGGGCAGCGATCCTTATCGGCCTTATTGCAGGCGCAATCGTCTATGCCGGTGTGATGTTCAATGAATCCGTCCTCAAGGTCGATGACCCGGTCGGTGCGATCGCTGTACACGGTTACTGCGGTACATGGGGTGTCCTGTCAGTCGGGATATTCTCTGTTGGCATGGGTAACGGAATACTTGCAGATGCAGTATATGCGGCAGGTGCACCCGGATTGTTGTACGGTGGTGTGAGCCAGTTCGTGATCCAGGCTATAGGAGCACTCGCAGCCATTATCTGGGCATTTGTGGTGGCTTTTATCGTGTTCAAGATCATCGATGTGATCATAGGACTACGTGTGTCTGAGACTGAGGAGATAGAAGGACTGGACATTACAGAACACGGGATACGGGCGTACCCCGAATACATAATCGAGTGAGGTGAGCTTTAATGAGTGAAATGAGAAAGATAGAGGCAATTATACGACCAATGAAACTGGAAGATGTAAAAACCGCGCTGAGTGATGCTGGATTTGTGAGTATTACTGTGAGCGAGGTCAAAGGACGCGGACAGCAGAAAGGACTTGTCCAGCAGTGGCGCGGAAGGGAATACTGCGTAGACCTGCTTCCAAAAACCAGGATTGAGATCGTGTTGTTAGAGCAGGATGTGGATCGTGTGATCAAGATCATCCGGGATACGGCTGCCACTGGAAATATCGGTGATGGTAAGATATTCGTAATCCCTATTGAAACAGCCATACGTATCAGAACCTCCGAGATTGGCGAGGACGCGCTTTAGCGTCCTTTCCTTTTTTTTTATTTTCATGTTTCCGGGATTCAGTTTTTCAGTTGAAAAACTATTAGGCTCCCTTGTTGATATGGGAAGTATGATGTTGTTCATTCCTGGTACAGTACTAGTTATAGGTTTCAAGCTTGCTCCAGTGATGCTATTGTTCGAAGCGGCCTACTATAAGTTAGGGGACGGGACAGGAAAATACCTACGTTAAATATGGGGATTACAGATAATGTATTTAAGGGAGATGGAAACTGATGATCTTGGTATCCTGCTTGATATGGCACATGTTGAGGGGTGGTCATCAGAAATATTTGAATTCGAACTTTACCATAAGCTTAATCCTGGCGGATGTTTTACCTCTATTGCAGATAAAAAAGTAGTGGGGGGCGTTATGACATTCACTTATCCCAACAGCGGCTGGATAGGTAATCTGATTGTTGAGAAAAAATACCGCCTCAAGGGATTCGGGAAAGCCCTTTTTTGCAGGGGTCTGCGACACTTGTCCTCCTTGCCTACAATTTTCTTGTGCGCATCTCCAATGGCAGTGGGATTATATTCAGAATTCGGGTTCAGGAAAGTATCGAACATCAACAGGTGGGAACATAAAGTTATGACCCTTAATGTGCCTGGGACTAACAGGAATCTTGAACTTGTGCTTGCTATGGATAGTAAGTACTGGCGTGAGGATAGGTCGCTGATGCTATCTCGGATGCTGACAAACCGCTCTTATGTATTCAATGAGGGTGCATGGCTGGGATTCGGACTGGTGGATGACCACTGGACCATAGGGCCGTGGGAGGCATACAATAAAGATTCTGCACTTGACCTCTTAAAAGGGGCCATTGTAGATGGCAACGACCAGCGTATACTGGTGGATGTACCTGCACAGAATACGGGGGCATGGGATATACTGACAATTATGGGTTTTGAAGTTGTTGGCAAAACAGTGCTTATGTGCAGGGGCCTGCTTCCTGATATTGCCTTTGGCAATATCTATGGTCTTGCCAGTATGGGTTCAAAGGGATGAATAGTTAATACTATATATTATAAAATCTATAGTAGTTTACCGACTTAATTATCTTGATATGTGAAATCCGGGATTGGAGCATATGACTGAATTTACTACCCAAAGATTAATAATCGGGATATTGAAAACAATTTATGAAAACAATGATCCTATAGGTGCACGGCTGATTGCTGATAAAATGGATGGTAGGGGATATTCCCTGGGGGAAAGGGGTGTCAGGTATCACCTGAAGATACTGGATGCCAATGGATTTACCCAAAGGGTAGGCTATTCCGGAAGGATCATTACAAAAAAGGGGATTGCTGAGATAAACAATGCTCTTGTCGGGGATAGGATGGGTTTTGTCATCAGCCGTATCCATGAAATGCTATACAGTACGACTTTTGATCCCTATAAAAAAAGCGGGAACATAATCATCAATCTGTCTATTATGGATCAAGATGATCTGGATAGAAATAAGGAATTGATCCATACCGTTATCCAGAAAGGTTATACGGTCAGTCCAAGGTGCCATATTTTTGAAGGAGGGGAAAATGTTTCTAATATCGCCATCCCGCAAGGATCAGTAGGGATTGCTACCATATGCGCTTTAACCATTGATGGGGTCCTTCTTAAACAGGGTATTCCTATTGAGACCAAATATGGAGGTATCATCCAGGTAGATAATGGTACACCTGTGCGTTTCACAGATTTGATATCATATACTGGGACTTCACTTGACCCGATCACGATATTCATGTCTAAAAGGATGACAGATGTTATGGGTATATTGGAAAATGATAGCGGCCTACTTCTGGGCAACCTTAGGGAAGCCCCTATTATTGCTCATGAAAAAATCATGGATATTATTTCCCTGCTTAATGGGGCAGATATCGGTGGTGTTATCGGACATATTCATGCAGGGGATACAGTTCTTTCTGCCCCCATCAGTCCGGGTAAAATTGGAATACCCATATATGCCGGAGTTAACCCTCTGGCGGTATTGGTTGAAAAGGGGATTGAAGTGACAACACATCCGGTCAGTTTGATAATGGATTATAGTGAAATGAATACAATATTTTAGGACCTTTACAGCATAATATTCTGAAGTTTGCAAATAGAATTTTGTCTTGACACCTGAAATGCCCTGGACTTGTTTTTCATTAAATATATCGCCAAATCTAAGATTGTTTTTTAGTACCTAAAATCATTACATTATTTTGATATTGATTATATATTTTTTTATAATTAGTCTATTGATGTCGATTAATATTTCTGAAAACATTTATATTAATTTATATTTATAGATTTATATTTTTTTGATAGAAACTTTTATATAATATTATCTCTACAATTGACTTCCGTTGTATGATATAACAGTATATAAATACAACATATATTGGAGACACGCAAATGAGACAAATAGCAATGTATGGGAAAGGTGGCATCGGCAAGTCAACGACCACTCAGAACCTGACTGCAACACTTGCAGATATGGGCAGCAGTATCCTGCAGATAGGGTGCGACCCGAAGGCAGATTCGACACGTATGCTGATGGGCGGAAGAAGACAACCCACCGTACTTGACACTCTGCGAGAGGTCGGGGCAGAGAATGTGACGCTTGAAGAGATCCTGCATGAAGGTTTCAAGGGAATAAAATGCGTCGAGGCAGGAGGACCTGAGCCAGGCGTTGGTTGCGCTGGAAGAGGTGTGATCACCGCGATAAAACTGCTTGAGACACTGGGCGCATATGACGAAGATCTTGACTTTGTCTTCTACGATGTCCTTGGTGACGTGGTCTGCGGCGGATTTGCCATGCCGATGCGTGAGGGATATGCAAAGGAGATCTATATCGTGGCATCCGGGGAGATGATGGCTCTATATGCTGCCAACAACATCTGCAAGGGAATCGTCAAGTTTGCAGAAGAAGGTGAGATCAGGCTTGGAGGCATTATCTGCAACAGCCGCAATGTCGAGAACGAACTGGCGCTAATGGAAGCGTTTTCCGAGCGCATCGGGAGTCACCTCGTGCATTTTGTGCCAAGGGACAACATCGTCCAGCAGGCAGAGATACGGAAAAAGACCGTGATCGAGTACGACCCGACCTGCAATCAGGCAGATGAATACCGCACACTGGCCAGGAACATCCTCGAAAATGATAAATTTGTGATCCCTGAGCCGATCACGATGGATGAACTGGAAGGCATGATGACCGAATTCGGGGTCGTTTGAGACAGGGTGATGTTATGCAGCTAATAAGAGCGATCATACGGCCCGAAAAAGTGGATGAAGTGGTGGACAGTCTCGATGCTAAGGGCTTCTCTGCATTTACCAGGATCGATGTCTTTGGCAGGGGTAAGCAGAAGGGTATACAAATCGGACCGACCGTTTATGATGAACTGGCAAAGGTGATGCTGATGATAGCTGTCAATGATGATGACAGCGATGAAATTGTCAGAATCATCGAAGAAAGTGCACGAACAGGAAGTTTCGGTGATGGTAAGATCTTTATCGGTCCGATAGATGAGGCGTATACCATCCGTACAGGCGAGATGGGACTATGAAAGAAGTGATAGCCGTCCTCCGGATGAATAAGATACAGCTAACCAAGGATGCCCTGGCAGAGGCGGGATATACCTGCCTTACTGCCAACCTCGTCTACGGCCGCGGGAAACAGAAAGGATTATACATCAATCCGCTTGGCAATATCACACCCGATGATAAAAGAGCAACTATCAGGTTCCTTCCGAAAAGGATGCTCACCCTTGTGGTGGATGATGCATCCGTTTCACCAGTGGTTGAGTTGATCATGCAGACCAACCGGACCGGAATGATCGGTGATGGAAGGATATTTGTCTGTCCTATGAACGATGCGGTCCGTGTCCGGACAGGAGAGCGGGGTAATGATGCACTGTAACAATAATTGTAACTACAATCGTAACTCAGACTCTAAGCCTGATATTACAAGGAGGAGATCATGCCGCTGACATTACTTGAATGTGATAAACCGATACCTGAACGGGAGAAACATACCTACATTAAAAAGTCAGGTGAATCCATCGTACCGGCGTGCAATGTCCAGACAACGCCTGGTGACCTGACCGAGCGCGGATGCACCTATGCAGGATGCATGGGCGTGGTCGGGGGTCCGGTAAAAGATGTCATACATCTGGTACACGGACCCATTGGCTGTGCTTTCTACACATGGGGCGGGGGACGCAGGCAGAACCTGTCCGATAACACGGAATTCCACCGGAAGTACTGCTTTTCGACAAGTATGCAGGAAGCAAACATCATATTTGGTGGAGAGCAGAAACTGCACAAAGCGATCCTTGAAGCATACGAGCGTTTTCCTGATGTGAACGGTGTGTTCGTCTATGCGACATGCGTGATCGGACTTATCGGGGACGATATAAATAATGTCTGCAAGCAGGCATCAAAAGAGATCGGAGTTCCTGTGATCCCGTTCAGTTGCGAAGGCTTTCGGGGCGTCAGCCAGTCACTCGGACACCACATTGCAAACGATGTTATCTTTGAGCGTATCGTGGGCACAAAAGAACCCGACGAAGTTACTCCGTATGACATAAACATCATCGGTGACTATAATATCCAGGGTGACCTGTGGATCATTGCTCCGTTATTCGAAGCGATGGGACTTAGAATACTCTGCACATTCACAGGAAATGCTTCGATCGATGATCTTGCCATGGCGCACAGAGCGAAGCTGAATGTCATGCACTGCCAGCGTTCCACTCCATATATCTGCCAGTTGATGGAAGAGAAATATGAACTTCCTTACATGCCGGTATCACTCTTTGGAATTGAGCAGACATCTAAGGCACTTCGTGATGTTGCATCCTTCTTCGGTCTTGAAGATAAGGCAGAGGAGGTCATAGAGAGTGAGGTTGCAAAAATACTACCTGAAATTGAGTATTACAAAGAACAACTCCGTGGAAAACGAGTCTTCATCTATCAGGGTGCGCCGCGTGCGTGGCACTGGATCAAGCTGATGGAGGAACTTGGAATGGAGGTAGTAGGCGCTGCAACGACGTTCGGGCACACCGATGACTATGAGAAGATCATCGAACGGATCGGTGATGGAGCCCTGGTGATCGACAACCCCAATTCAGTGGAACTTCGGGAGATCCTCATCGGATACAAGCCCGACCTCTTCATCTCAGGACTCAAGGAAAAGTTCCTTGCATACAAACTCGGGGTGCCATTCGTCAATGGTCACTCGTACGAGAGAGGACCGTATGCCGTGTACAGCGGATTTCTGAAGTTCGCAAAGGACATACACACGACGATCAACCATCCGGCATGGAAATTAATCGAGGGAAGAGCATGACTCAGGTAACAGCGAAAGCGAAAACAGAGACAAAGACGAAAACAAAGGCAAAGGTAAAGAGATCGGTCACGATCAATCCAGGCATGATATGCCAGCCGATCGGTGCAATGCAGGCGGTGCTCGGCGTACACGGCGCAATCTCGCTTGTGCACGGATCACAGGGCTGCGCAGCCTATCCAATGAGGATGTTCAACCGACATTTCCAGGAGCCGGTCGAGATCGCATTAAGCTCACTTGGCGAGGACGCTGCGGTCTTTGGCGGAGCAGACAACCTTGTAAAGGGAGTACACGCGCTTGTGGCAAGGAGGCAGCCTGAACTGATCGCAGTTCTCACAACCTGCCTCTCAGAGACGATCGGGGATGATGTCAACGGAATCCTCCGAAAGATCGACCTACCTACCACACTGGTCCCAGTGCATACACCGAGTTATATCGGTTCCCATGTCACAGGATACGACAACGCAGTGAAAGCGCTTGTTACGCATCTTGCAGAGCAGACCGGACCTAACAGCAAGATCAACATCGCTGTCGGGCTCTTAAACCCGGGAGATATCAGGGAACTCAAGAACATGCTTGCTGCGATGCGGGTAAAAGCGATCATCTTAACCGACATCTCAGAAACCCTTGATGCGCCGCTGATATTGCCAAGACCGCGGTTTCCAGATGGCGGGACAACGCTTGCCGAGATCGCTGACACAGCCAACTCGATTGGATCGATCGCCATGTGCAAGCATGCAGGCGGAGGCGCGGTAACGTATCTTACGAACAAGCACAAGGTGCCGATGATTTCAGGTTCATGCCCGATCGGTGTTGCCAACACTGATGCGTTCATCGGGAACGTGAGCCACCTTTCGGGAAGACCGATCCCGGATGAACTGCGAAAGGAGAGGGGACGGCTCATTGATGCAATGGTCGATGTGCAGTTCAAGATCGCACAGAAGAGGGTTGCGATCCATGCAGACCCGGACGTTGCATCTGGAATGGCACGGTTTGTGCATGAACTCGGGATGGAGCCGACAATCGTTGCGACCGGAACCGAGAGCAAGGAGTTTGTTGCGGATGTACAGGCGGTCGCAAGCCAGACAGGGCATGAGATCGAGATTATCTCGGGATGCGACCTTTACGAGTTGCATGAGGCAGTGAAAGCGGTTGGCGTCGATCTGCTGATGGGAAATTCGCAAGCAAAATATATCGGAGACGACGAGAAAATAGCTTTCGCAAGGATTGGATTCCCGGTCTATGACCGTGTGGGCTATCAAAGGAGGGCGATCATCGGGTACAATGGCGGGATCAATCTTATGGACCTGATCACCAACTCGATCCTGGAGCATGGGGATGCGTCGTAATTACCCAGTACTGTTGAGGATGGGTTTACTAGGTTTACTCATCCTGGCAGTCCTTGCGTCAGGTTGTATGGAGAAAAGCAGTGATATCGGCATGGCTGTTGAGTTCAATGACCACGCCGCATGTGCTTATGTAGCAAGGGAGAACAACTGGTACGAAGATGAAGGGATCAATCTAACAACTTACGAGAACTATGCCACAGGAATGCAGCTTACCAGTGCACTTGCAAGGGGTGACATACAGGTTGCCTATATCTGTCTGTCTCCGGCTATACTTGCATATTCAAGGGGCGTTCCGTTGGTGATCGTTGCCGGATCACATAAACACGGCTATGGCCTGGTTGCCAGTCCTGATATCACAAATATCTCTGATCTGAATGGTGCAACCATAGGATGCGTGCGGGAAGGCGGCATGGTGGATATCCTGCTAAACCGCATGATCAGGGAATATGATCTCAAGGATGTCCGGATCCAGCGAATGGAACCTTTAAAACAAGTCATTGCCCTGGAAACGGGCAGGATCGATGCAGCATTTTTGCCTGAGCATCATGCAACTGCTGCCGAGTCCAACGGCTTTCACATGCTTATCACAAGCCATGAACTGTGGGATGATATGCAGGGCAGTGTCCTGATCGTTAAGCAAGAACTTATTGAAGACGATCCCAAAACCGTAAGAAAACTGGTTCAGGTTACACAGAGAGCAACTGACCGGATAAATGATGATCCGGATGAAGCGGCTGCAGTCCTTGCTGAAGAACTGGACACCGAACTTGAGATTATTAAAAAATCGATGGGCCGGCTGAATTACACCACCCAAATCGATGCAGGGTCTGTCCAGGAGATGATCGACTTCATGGTTGAACTTGGGTATATCGAAGAGGGTATGAAAGCCGAGGATATGCTGGATACTACATTCCTGGGGGAAGATATATGAGAACCAAAAATATGAGACTTTTTACTAACTTTGGGAACGGTTCTAAAATAAATGATCTTCTTTACCATGACCCATTTATGTGGAATAAAATAAAAAGTCTGCGAAATATACTGGATGGACTTATCCCGATCATCATATTTATCCTGGTATGGGAGAGCATTGTCAGGCTGCATATTGTTCCCGAATATATATTCCCTTCATTCTCTGCTGTGATAAGGGAATTCTACCACCTGACAGTTAATGGGGTCCTGCTGAATAATCTTGCAAGCAGCCTGTTCAGGGTACTGGCAGGATTTCTGCTTGGTTCTATGGCTGGTATTATGATGGGGACTGTGATGGGATGTAGGCAGATTATGAACAGGTCGTTTAACCCGATATTCAGTTTGCTCTATCCAATACCAACGCTTGGCTGGGCACCGCTGTTGATGATCTGGATAGGGATCAATGAGATGCTGCCCATCATATTGATATTCTTGTGTTCCTTCTTTCCTGTGCTCTATAACACGATCACAGGCATCAGGAGTGTTGATAGTGATGTCATCAAAGCGGCAAGAACCCTGGGTGCATCAGATCGAAAGATACTGACCAGTATTATCCTGCCGCTTGCCGTGCCAAACATCTTTACAGGGCTTAGACTTGAAGCCGGTATGGCATGGCGTGTTGTGATAGCAGCTGAGATGGTTGCGATCCCGACAGGCATCGGCGCACTGCTGATACGCTCGGAGAGTCTGCTTAGGGTGGATATTATCATCGTCTGCTTGATGGTGCTTTCGGTAATGTGCCTGGTCTTTGAGCGGTTCTTCCAGTATATCGAAACTAAAATGACAAAAGAATGGAGGTAGATTATGCCGGATATTGAATTGAAGAATATCAGTAATTATGTATTCAATGGTCTGAACATGGAAATATTTGATAAGGAGTTGCTGGTCGTGATCGGTCAAAACGGAGCAGGAAAATCAACACTGCTTAATATCATTGCCGGGCTTGTGGATTATGAAGGTAGCGTGCTCTTTGACGGGGTTTCGGTCAACAGGATGTTAACCGATAAGCGGCGGGTCGGTTATCTATTCCAGAATCTTGCACTGTTTCCGCATCTTGATGTTGCATCCAATATAGGATATGGACCTGCAGTGAACGGCAGCGGAAGGGAAAACATTGCACAGAGTGTGGACGAATTGCTCAGGTTAATGAAGATCGAGCATCTGAGAGACCGCTATCCAAAGAATTTGAGCGGAGGGGAGCGCCAGAGGGTGGCTCTGGCACGGACGCTTGCCGTATCGCCGCGGGTACTGCTCCTTGATGAGCCATTCAGCAGTCTGGACACTGGAATGTGCAGTTGTATCAGGCAGGAGATCAAAAGGATACAGAGGGGGCTTGGGATCACAACTGTGCTTGTTACACATGACATGGCAGAGGCTAAAGAGATGGGGGACAGGATAGTGACTATAAATGGTGGAGAGGTCCATGAGGTGGCTGATCTTCAGCCTGAACACGGATGTAGCGGGTGCACTATTGATTGTCACTGCAAGAGGTGAATAAAATGTACAGGGAAATAAAGGATAGATTCGAGAAGATTGTAGCAGAGCATAACCTGTTAGATGAGACTGTGACGATCAGGGCAAAGCCCCTGACTCCTGAAGAAGCGATAGGAAATCCGGAAAGTGAGGACTTTCCGATACTAAAAGGGCATGAGCGGTTGATGCAGGCAGAGTTTAAAGGCAGCTTTGGCCAGGCATTCACAGATATGCATGGCGACTTCGAAGGAACACTTCAGGACGTTCTCTATATGGAACTTAATAACAACTTCAGGAGGGCAATTTTCATTTCAACCCTGAATGCAGTGATGCGAAATCTTGGTCTGATAGAGGGAAGTGTTCACTGCAAGGACCGCGGTCCTGAGGAGTGTGGTCAGGATCTGGTTGAGTTTCTTGAGGGATGCAAAATATCAAGGATAGCACTGGTAGGATTCCAACCGGTACATGCACGATGTTGCTCCGGATCTCACGAACTTAAGATACTGGACCTGGATAAGGAGAATATTGGGAAAGAGAAATTTGGTGTTGTCGTGCTGGATGGTGACAAGAATGC includes the following:
- a CDS encoding ammonium transporter — encoded protein: MVQNNIIKKCCSVVLLSLILGTVIMTLVAPVSAATVDENTDSIISVQTALTFVWLLMCGGLVFLMHAGFSLVEAGLTRTKNTANILMKNLMTICLGVLIYWLVGWAVMYGDDVAGLFGFSQFFLSGADNALWNSWFFQMVFAATGATIVSGAMAERTKFKAYLVFTVLLVAIIYPVYGHWVWSGADLALLTGDGSPLVQLAGASFHDFAGSGVVHSIGGYAALAGVIVLGPRLGKFKNKKPVAIPGHSITLAFLGTLLLWWGWLGFNCGSTLDGSDAYMNLVVVNTFLAAAAAAVIAMLITWAKTGKPDPSLTANGVLAGLVAITAPCGSVENWAAILIGLIAGAIVYAGVMFNESVLKVDDPVGAIAVHGYCGTWGVLSVGIFSVGMGNGILADAVYAAGAPGLLYGGVSQFVIQAIGALAAIIWAFVVAFIVFKIIDVIIGLRVSETEEIEGLDITEHGIRAYPEYIIE
- a CDS encoding P-II family nitrogen regulator; its protein translation is MSEMRKIEAIIRPMKLEDVKTALSDAGFVSITVSEVKGRGQQKGLVQQWRGREYCVDLLPKTRIEIVLLEQDVDRVIKIIRDTAATGNIGDGKIFVIPIETAIRIRTSEIGEDAL
- a CDS encoding GNAT family N-acetyltransferase — protein: MYLREMETDDLGILLDMAHVEGWSSEIFEFELYHKLNPGGCFTSIADKKVVGGVMTFTYPNSGWIGNLIVEKKYRLKGFGKALFCRGLRHLSSLPTIFLCASPMAVGLYSEFGFRKVSNINRWEHKVMTLNVPGTNRNLELVLAMDSKYWREDRSLMLSRMLTNRSYVFNEGAWLGFGLVDDHWTIGPWEAYNKDSALDLLKGAIVDGNDQRILVDVPAQNTGAWDILTIMGFEVVGKTVLMCRGLLPDIAFGNIYGLASMGSKG
- a CDS encoding DUF128 domain-containing protein; protein product: MTEFTTQRLIIGILKTIYENNDPIGARLIADKMDGRGYSLGERGVRYHLKILDANGFTQRVGYSGRIITKKGIAEINNALVGDRMGFVISRIHEMLYSTTFDPYKKSGNIIINLSIMDQDDLDRNKELIHTVIQKGYTVSPRCHIFEGGENVSNIAIPQGSVGIATICALTIDGVLLKQGIPIETKYGGIIQVDNGTPVRFTDLISYTGTSLDPITIFMSKRMTDVMGILENDSGLLLGNLREAPIIAHEKIMDIISLLNGADIGGVIGHIHAGDTVLSAPISPGKIGIPIYAGVNPLAVLVEKGIEVTTHPVSLIMDYSEMNTIF
- the cfbC gene encoding Ni-sirohydrochlorin a,c-diamide reductive cyclase ATP-dependent reductase subunit; the encoded protein is MRQIAMYGKGGIGKSTTTQNLTATLADMGSSILQIGCDPKADSTRMLMGGRRQPTVLDTLREVGAENVTLEEILHEGFKGIKCVEAGGPEPGVGCAGRGVITAIKLLETLGAYDEDLDFVFYDVLGDVVCGGFAMPMREGYAKEIYIVASGEMMALYAANNICKGIVKFAEEGEIRLGGIICNSRNVENELALMEAFSERIGSHLVHFVPRDNIVQQAEIRKKTVIEYDPTCNQADEYRTLARNILENDKFVIPEPITMDELEGMMTEFGVV
- a CDS encoding P-II family nitrogen regulator, producing the protein MQLIRAIIRPEKVDEVVDSLDAKGFSAFTRIDVFGRGKQKGIQIGPTVYDELAKVMLMIAVNDDDSDEIVRIIEESARTGSFGDGKIFIGPIDEAYTIRTGEMGL
- a CDS encoding P-II family nitrogen regulator; this translates as MKEVIAVLRMNKIQLTKDALAEAGYTCLTANLVYGRGKQKGLYINPLGNITPDDKRATIRFLPKRMLTLVVDDASVSPVVELIMQTNRTGMIGDGRIFVCPMNDAVRVRTGERGNDAL
- a CDS encoding nitrogenase component I subunit alpha encodes the protein MPLTLLECDKPIPEREKHTYIKKSGESIVPACNVQTTPGDLTERGCTYAGCMGVVGGPVKDVIHLVHGPIGCAFYTWGGGRRQNLSDNTEFHRKYCFSTSMQEANIIFGGEQKLHKAILEAYERFPDVNGVFVYATCVIGLIGDDINNVCKQASKEIGVPVIPFSCEGFRGVSQSLGHHIANDVIFERIVGTKEPDEVTPYDINIIGDYNIQGDLWIIAPLFEAMGLRILCTFTGNASIDDLAMAHRAKLNVMHCQRSTPYICQLMEEKYELPYMPVSLFGIEQTSKALRDVASFFGLEDKAEEVIESEVAKILPEIEYYKEQLRGKRVFIYQGAPRAWHWIKLMEELGMEVVGAATTFGHTDDYEKIIERIGDGALVIDNPNSVELREILIGYKPDLFISGLKEKFLAYKLGVPFVNGHSYERGPYAVYSGFLKFAKDIHTTINHPAWKLIEGRA
- a CDS encoding ABC transporter substrate-binding protein; this encodes MRRNYPVLLRMGLLGLLILAVLASGCMEKSSDIGMAVEFNDHAACAYVARENNWYEDEGINLTTYENYATGMQLTSALARGDIQVAYICLSPAILAYSRGVPLVIVAGSHKHGYGLVASPDITNISDLNGATIGCVREGGMVDILLNRMIREYDLKDVRIQRMEPLKQVIALETGRIDAAFLPEHHATAAESNGFHMLITSHELWDDMQGSVLIVKQELIEDDPKTVRKLVQVTQRATDRINDDPDEAAAVLAEELDTELEIIKKSMGRLNYTTQIDAGSVQEMIDFMVELGYIEEGMKAEDMLDTTFLGEDI